The Osmia lignaria lignaria isolate PbOS001 chromosome 3, iyOsmLign1, whole genome shotgun sequence genome includes the window AGATTCCTCCTCGTCCCGACAGGGAACGGTGTTCCATGTACAGCTACCAGCTGGCGAACCGGAAAAACCACGAACCAAACCCGATACGGAGGACAATCATCGCTAGATTTTCTTCGACCGCGTCCTTTCCAGTCACGCAACCAACCTGGCCAATTACGACCGATTAATCGAGTCGTCCgcggtgaagaaaaaaaaaaaaacgcgctAGCACGGGAACTCGTCCGCGTGCACGAAGCACCGCCTTGGGAATCGCCAGCGAACCGGTGGATTTCATTTTACCTCAACTTTCAGACCCGTTCTCAGCCTTATTCAGAGTTTCAGGAAGCTGTGACCTAGGCTGAATAAGGAACAATGATTGTCTCCTTCTAATCATACTCGCTCTTAATGGTAATAATTTGATACCTTCGTTAATTGAGAAGAAATTTTTGGAGAATCTGCAGaacaaattcattttaaatgatattattttaaattagttTAAGGATCCCTAAAGAAAATAGCAACATAGGGAAAGTAGGAATGCTTACAagcttaattttaattaagatatACGTCCACCTTTAATTAGAAACCACTCAGTTTCAAGGGGTATATAAAGGGAGCCAAGAATTCTATCAAAGTTACAAGACCCACGTGGTTCACCGTGCATGTAAGTCGTTCGATCTAATAGTCCGTTCTACACTTCTCTTGCAGACGATTCATCTGGACAAATACGATCCAGCATGTTCCTAGGCCTGGCTCCCTTATGCCCATTTGCCGATAAATTTCCCGCAAAGTGGAATCGGCGAGAGCCACGGGACGCCATTCGCGATCGCTGGAACGTCGATCCTCTTGGAATCGCGTAGCAGGAATTCAGCGGAGAATTCCAGCGGCGTTTCTCTACGGCTGAAACGCAGCCGACTTTACGGTCGCTTCGAGCTTCCggaatttttttattccttCCGGCGAATCATCCGCGAACCTTCCCGCCAACGGTTTACAGTTAGACGGTGAGATGTACAGGGTGTGGCTGCCATCGGGCAAAAGGTGATCCTTCAGAGAAAAATatcaagaaaataaatttattttctatattcaCCATAGTACATGTTATAAAAGGTGTGATAAAatgattttctgaaatttaaaaattaatagggTGATCCTGTTTAAGGAATGCCTAATAAatgaaaagattttatttaatattttttatccaATTTTCCCTAAGGTACCACGTGTCTTGCTACATCTACCGTGCCTCCTGTACACAGTTAGGATTAGAAGTTTTCTAATACcttagaatttttcatttcgacGACTAGAGGTCGTGGCACACCTCGAGCAACAGTCGTCGGATTTTCGACGTGTTTCTCTGCATGCAATTAGTTATTTATTCCACCGTTATACCCCCGATCGACGTATTAACATGTATAAATCGTACATTAAGTGAGAGACACCGGGTTAGACTGTTCCAGGGAAACCTTCCATAAGAGGATTTACAGTTAACTTGGCCAGATATATGGCTGGAcgagctttttcttttttatttaaaaagaggcGTGGGTAATACCGTCATTTTCGTTCGCAGATATGATGGGTCTCGAAGCAGGGATTAAAATCTTGCAAAAGTGagattattaaattctttaacactaatacggagaactacccaagtgttacactcacttattaatgaaactttgccagcttgtagagctcgtcgagctgaacacgcctataccccgttttgtgggcagacggctaattgtttaaataatattaataattaaagttattcaaaataaaatatagaattttggtttagaattatatagaattttaatcattcaaaaagagacaaattatcattaaaaaaaaaaaaaaaaaaaaaaaaaaaatgggaaccaaggatttgaaccgaagaCCTTTAGTTTGCGAGTcttgtgtttaaccacggagcggatccatgactcgcaatctgaaggtcctcggttcaaatccttggttcccaaaaatttttttttttttttttatgataatttttatgtaatagttattcagaaagagacaaattatcattaaaaaaagaaaaaaaatgttgggaaccaaggatttgaaccgtgaatctctagattgcgagttgtatgtgtgagtttgtcatacttcagaatgtaaggagtaactaactgtgattgttaatatcttttaaacaattagccgtctgcccccaaaagctGGTATAGTCGTGTTCAGCTCGaaactctacaagctggcaaagtttcattaataagtgagtgtaacacttgggtagttccccttgtaagaatttatatatttattaacagtGACATTTTCTTCTGACtcgaagcttcaaattgatgtactGTAAATGTTATTTCGTGGTACTTTTAAGTAATGAAAATCCACAGAATCATGTCATGGTCCAAATGATCAAACTTGTTAAGACATCAAGATTCACCGTAATTACCAAAATCACATCACCTCGAGTTCAACGTACAGAGAATTTATTCGTCTTATTACCTTTTTTTCTCACCtgataaaatgaaagaaggagAGATCAAGGTGTCCTCTCGTTTCCTTGATGAGCCACCTGATGAGCTTCTCTTTTTCATTCGATTCGGTGAATAACCCAGACCTGCCACCGTGGCGATTCGACTACTCAACCGGCGACTCCGTCGTTACGTGTCGTCGTGCATTAACGTCGTCAAAGGGACGAGGTCCCAGAAGATGATTCAGGTAGCCGAGGTTGGACCGTTAATCGCGAAGATCATCTGGCCACAGGTGCTTCGAGTCTCACCTTCGTCTTCTTCCCTGTGGCTCGACCTTTGATCCGAGGCTATGGACCGACCCCAGAGCTTTGATCGCTCGTTACACTCTTCTTATTATCCTCGCCGGTATTACAAGTTACTCGGGTGTGCACCATGGATTGCCTTTCAATCGGATTCTGAATTTCTATATTGCCGCAAAGATTGTAACGATTCATATAGGAACCGAGTTCTTCGTTCAGGTacaaagtaataattttatttatttattcaataacgcGTTGTCCTTTTTTTTATACGTAAGTAGGTTAAGTTTGTGTCTCACAAGTGAGCTTTAATTCTGTCCTCGATGAGATCATCCAGTTCCTCTAACAAAGTGAAATCACCACTTCTCCAAATTATCATAAATTTAGTCATTTGCACgaaggaaatgtataaaatttgctTGGAATACTTAAAGGATTTCTGACTCGAAGGAACCTCTGCGGTGATATAAGAAATTCTCATTCTGAAGAAACGAGACAAGAAGAGGTAACAGTGAAAAGAATCTCTTAATGCGTGGATTTCGTGACGAGCTGTTTTTTGTCCATGATTAAGCCAGCCTAAAGGAGGCACGAAATTGGTTAAATGCGACGAATGAAGTGATCCTCCGGGCTGACACAAGCGTGCACCAAACGATTCGATCGTTTCTCGATTCGCGTAAACTGAGTGTTCGATTCGGATCGATACAAGGGCCGAGTTTGTTCGTGGAGAATCACATAAGAGAATCAAAGGGTTCCGCAACCGCATCAACGATGTGTACAATGGTCGTCTTCGGCTAAATAAGTCTTGCGGAAGAAGGTATTGAATTGGTTTTTCTTGATATCCTtccattttgttattattattaagagAACGGGTTATTTTCAGAATTGAAACGAGCTTGTTTCGTATAATAGAAAATCGAGAACGGTAGACTTctctaagaaaaataatatctttcagtttgattgcaaatttaaattagaaaacgGACATGTTCTTCGGCTGTCTGCTTCGAATATCCGATGAAAGGAAAGTGTTGTTCTGTGTAGGATGCACTCACACTGAATGGGCGGTAACCGTTGTTGATTAACAATCTGCAAGATGCACTTTGTTACTTTATGCATAAATTACGTCCACGTACAGTGCGCTGCGCTGTGCTAATTCTTTGATACTAAGGATTAGTTCTGGTGgagaaataattagaaatatgaaaatatagttTCTGTTAAATTTAGAATAGTAAGATAGTAGAATAGTATAATCTACTTGCACCGAAAGGGTTATCCCACAGCCCTAAATCTAAAATGCTAAAAACCCTCGTCGGTCGCTGAAAAACACGTCCATTTTTCTTGTTCGAACCGAAACAGCTGAAAACACAGGCGGTATTCAAATTTCATTGTATAAATACGCACGCGTGGTTGTGGTGAAGCTCGTTAGCTGAATGCTGAAGCGCGATCGAAAGAAACGGACAGGTTCAGGTGAGAGGCAGTCTCGGATGTAGAAAGAAGGGGTTGAAGAAGGACAGATAACAGAGAGTGCATCAACGGGCCTTGTGTTGGCTTTCGCATAGTTTATCAATGCGCGTAGGCTGGTTCGAGAACACCGGCGAGGCAATAGATTACAATTATCCGAACACGCCTGGCCAAACGTGGGAGTAAACGGTGCTGCCACGATCAACGACCACCATAGATCGAATTCTCGCCTCTTCTCTTATTCGCCAGACCTTCAACTTTCCGATGAAATAACGACCAAGTCCAATTTATGACTCTTAAATCAGgagtttattgtttccaatCCCTTCGAACCTTTCGCTAAGACAATTTTCAATTACCTGAATTTATTCTACTTTATTCATCTTTGAAGAGAGTAGACTTTTAACCGAAGGGTTGAATGCAAGAATCAGGCTGCTCCATTTTTTCTAGAAATtgagattttattatatattttagacaaattttttttcaattaattcttaaAGCTGGGCTAATTGTCACCTAGATTTCTAttgtaattttattgaaattagacagtgaaatttttcaatgaatagTTTTCATAGTAGAAGCAAGACtattgtaattgttaatatacgAAGGTAATTTTCCTAAAATATCTTTATCATAATTGAAAAGTCATCATCCGGAATTGAAAGATGGTGTAGAAACAAGCAATAACATTCCATGGACCAAGAGTTGCTAATTCCTTCGGACTCGTGGTACCACGAAGTTCTACCGGAATTCTTTCGCATTGTTCCGCAATCTTCGGTACCGTTAGTCCTTGCCGTGATTCGATTTCTGCTTGATTCGTTTCCGTACCGCGGAAACGATCCCAGGACAAAGGTCTATGAAAGCTACGAGCCGGTCATCATCTTCATCATCGTTCAGATACACGTGATATTGGGACTCTTGAATAAAACCCACCTTGCTACATCACTATGAACCAAGTTATTCTCAATTCAAATTCAACATTCTATTAGAATTATTCATActggttgaaaaattaaatttctagcATTTGATAAATCGCAACGATTGTTCCGTAGGACGATtcagtttttcatttttattctccaAAGAGGAAACAGGACTGATATGAAAATCGAGTGAAGACAATGGCGTGTTAACTCAGCGTtgaaaaatgtttcttctttcAACCCCGCCTCGCATGTCCTGGGACGTCTTTAATAATTCAAACGCTACGCGTTTCTGCGGACGTATTCGTATGGAAATACGCGAACAGGCTTCTGACATTAATAAAATGCTTTTGGTTGCATGTGAGCTACTTCTATGCAAACATTTTTAACTTATACAAACTTGCTTGTAATTATTGCTATCACTTATTCTTTAGACGGATGCTTATCGAGTATTCACTGATGTATAATTAAACGTACAAATTTCCTCGGCGAGAAAAATCAGTGCACGCTGCTCAATGATTCATGCCGCTAGTGAGTCGCTTGTGTACAGGGACTTTAAGATTCGAGAGGAAACGGCGAGGATCCGCCGCGTTGTACGTGCGTTCACAACTGAATTAGCCACGTCCATTGTTTGAATGGGTaaaaagacgaagaaatatcaaaTGAATGTGAATACGATAAAAGTCCACGCGTCATCCGGCTGGCGATCGACGTCGATATTTACCTGGGTAAATATGGACAAATTGGACATCATTTCATGACAGAAATGTGTttcgaaataataaataattcaattctgttattaaaaagtaattttacaAACATCGGTCAGCCAAATTACTTCCTGCTGTTCTTCGAGGACCGGTCTTCTTGAACCGTCGGATCGTCAGGACGATAGTCATCTCCTGCCGCTAATTACAACCGATAATTGGCACGATTATTGACGCGCGCGGATCACCGTTCGACGGTCAAGAacgcgtggaaaaaaaaaaggaaacaaagctCAAACAGTCGATCGATCAAAGATACAATTAGCAGTTGCCAGCCATACGATCCGGTCCATCCGAACCAGTCTCCCTCGTTCGCAGCTTGCTACGCGTTTAATTGAGGCTAATTACGCTTCAAGGCCGGCTGACGACTTTATCCGACCCCTGAGGATGTTTGCAATTTCCCGAATTGCTTTTAACTCGGAAAGAAACTGCCTCCAGGCCGACGAGGATCGTCCAGAAAGGATAATCCTTACAATTACAACTTTCAAACGATGTTTTGCTATTAGAATCTCTTTTAATCCTGAACACCTTGGAAATTATTCCTGGTTCGAATGGATCCTGGAAGAAACTATTGCCTGATTTTTCCCTCTCCTCTTTAGCCataatcttcaaatattaactcTGCCAGTATATTAACAATCGGGAAATGATTTTGTTGCAGGTTTCACTGGCACCCAGTGCGAGATCGACATAGACGAATGCGCGGCAAAACCATGCCTGAACGGAGGTGTTTGCACCGATTTGATAAATTCATTCAAGTGCACCTGTGCCAACGGATTCGCTGGCTCTCATTGTCAGATAAACATAGACGACTGTGCATCATCGCCGTGCAAGAACGGTGGCATCTGCCAGGACTCGATCGCGAAATACACCTGCGATTGTCCACCAGGATTCACAGGAGCCTCCTGCGAGACGAACATCAACGACTGCCAGTCGAATCCTTGCCACAGCGGTACCTGCATCGACGGAGAGAACAGTTTCAGCTGCAATTGCTTTCCTGGATTCACCGGCAAATTATGCCAAACTCAGATCGACGAATGCGAGAGTAACCCTTGCCAATTTGGAGGAAGATGCGAGGACAGGATAAACGGCTATCAGTGTATCTGTAGACCAGGTACTTCCGGTACCAATTGCGAAGTAAACGTGAACGAATGTTACAGCAATCCTTGTAGAAATGGAGCGAGGTGCATCGATGGTATTAACAGGTAAATTGAAGGTTcatttagagatatttaaaggGGTAAAAATTAGTCGTGGTATAGATTTGTCTCTCTTTATTAGAATTATTACAAACTGTTATCTTTTTTCAAATACTAAATTCATCGTAATCACATTTAATTACAGGTATTCCTGTGAGTGCGAGCCAGGGTTCACCGGGCAACATTGCGAAACGGACATCAACGAGTGCGCTAGCAACCCGTGCGCCAACGGAGGTCGCTGCATAGACCTGATAAACGGTTTCCGGTGCGAGTGTCCACGCGGCTATTACGACGCTAGATGCTTGAGCGACGTGGACGAATGCGCGAGTAATCCTTGCGTGAACGGTGGCACCTGCGAAGACGGGGTGAACCAGTTCATCTGCCACTGTTTGCCAGGTTACGGTGGGAAAAGATGCGAGGCGGACATCGACGAGTGTGGCTCGAACCCCTGCCAGCATGGAGGCACTTGCAACGATCATCTGAACGGATATAGCTGCAAATGTTTGCCCGGCTACGCTGGGACCAACTGCGAAACGAACATCGACGACTGCGCGAATAATCCTTGCCAGAACGGCGGCTCCTGCATCGACCTTGTCAACGACTACAAATGTGTCTGCGAACTGCCTCATACTGGAAGAAATTGCGAGGATAAATTAGATCCTTGTTCACCAAACAAGTACGGCTTTCAACGGTTACGGATAAGTGATACGATATTCTTGATTCAGTTAGCTGTGCTTTCTTCTATAGTAATTCATCCGTTTATCACAGCTAGCTTATTCAGGAATATAAAGTTACCCTTAGGTGTCAAGAATTTCCCTTAACgttattctttttataattgCAGATGCCTCCATGGCGCCAAGTGTTCACCATCATCGAATTTCCTCGACTTCGCCTGCACCTGCTCGGTCGGTTACACGGGCAGACTCTGCGACGAGGACGTCGACGAGTGTGTAATGACATCCCCATGCAGAAATGGAGCTACCTGTAGGAACACCAATGGATCTTATCAGTGTCTCTGTGCGAAAGGTTACGAAGGTCGGGACTGCATCATCAATACCGACGACTGTGCCTCCTGTAAGTTTAACACGATTATAATTGTAATATCAAGAATGTTACGTACACGACTAAGATAAATTTGTTCCTTATAGTCCCATGTCAGAACGGTGGTACCTGCCTGGACGGCATAGGCGATTACACTTGCCTCTGCGTCGACGGTTTCAGCGGCAAACACTGTGAAATCGACGTGGACGAATGTCTCTCGCAGCCCTGTCAGAACGGTGCTGTCTGCAAGGAATACGTGAACTCGTATACGTGTCAATGTCAGCTAGGATTCTCCGGTATAAATTGCCAGACGAACGACGAGGATTGCACGGACAGCAGCTGTATGAATGGCGGCAAGTGTATCGACGGTATCAATAACTATACATGCGTCTGCAAACCTGGATACACCGGGTCGAATTGCCAATATCGTATCAACGAGTGCGACAGTTCGCCCTGTTTAAACGGAGCCACCTGTCACGATCATATTCAGTATTACACTTGTCATTGTCCTTACGGGTACACAGGGGCTAGATGCGACCAGTACGTGGACTGGTGCGTGGATAACCCCTGTGAAAATCAAGCTACGTGCGTGCAGCACAAGAACAAGTACCACTGCAATTGCTCGCCCGGTTGGACTGGCAAGGTCTGCGACGTGGAGATGGTTTCTTGCAAAGACGCAGCCATCAGGAAGGGTGTGCCTGAAAAGAACCTCTGTAACAATGGTAGTTGCGAGGATATCGGTAACAGTCATCGTTGCCACTGTCTAGAAGGATACACCGGTTCGTACTGTCAAGAAGAAGTGAACGAGTGTGACTCTGCTCCTTGCCAGAACGGCGCTACCTGCAAGGATCTGGTGGGCTCTTACCAGTGTCAATGCACGAAAGGCTTCCAAGGGCAAAATTGTGAGCTGAACGTGGACGACTGTAGGCCGAATCCTTGTCAGAACGGTGGTACATGTCATGATCTCATTAGCAACTTCAGCTGCTCCTGTCCACCAGGCACTTTGGGTTTCATTTGCGAGCTGAACGTCGACGACTGCGCCGTAGGCACTTGCCATAACAATGGAACTTGCACGGATAAGGTCGGCGGGTTCGAATGCAAATGTCCGCCCGGTTTCGTCGGTCCCAGATGCGAGGGAGACATCAACGAGTGCTTGTCTAATCCGTGCGCATCACCTGGAACTCAGGACTGCGTGCAACTGGTCAACAACTACCACTGCAACTGCAAACCTGGCTACATGGGACGACACTGTGAGGTGAAGGTGAACTTCTGCGACAGTTCACCCTGTCAGAACGGTGGAGTTTGCACTGCCAAGCAAGCTGGACACACGTGTCTCTGCCCGACCGACTACTATGGAAACAACTGTGAATTTGCAGGTTCTTATTGCGACAGGGAACCCTGTCTGAATGGCGGCACTTGCAGAGTAGCTGAAACCGATGTCGGGTATAGATGTTATTGCCCTCCTGGAACGACTGGAACTCACTGCGAGATAGATGCCAGAGACGAATGCGCGAGCAATCCTTGCCAACAGTCGAACGCTGTCTGCAAGAACCTCCTTGGCGATTACGCTTGCGACTGTCCACCCAAGTGGACCGGCAAGAATTGCGAAATTTACGACCCTAACTATGGAGGAGGTATCTTTGGCAACCCTAACTCTCACGTTCCCAAAACCATGAATGCGTATGACCTTGATCTAGAATTGGAGAGAAAGAAGTGTATCGAGAACAGATGCGAAGAAAAATCTGGTAACCACCATTGCGATGAAGAGTGCAACAGATACGCTTGCAACTTCGATGGAAACGATTGTTCTCTGGGTATCAATCCATGGCGAAATTGTACAGCTCCCATCAACTGCTGGGACGTCTTCATGAACGACGTCTGCGATGAAGTTTGCAATAATGCTCAGTGTCTTTTCGATGGAAGGGATTGTGAAAGGAAGTTGGCACCGTGCAAGtaagtattaaaataattgtaatacatattttaacatgaacaattttatttaacgaaCGTTTCTCTGTTTACAGTCCTATTTATGACGCTTACTGTCGCAAACACTACGCCAATGGACACTGCGATTATGGTTGCAACAACGAAGAGTGCAATTGGGACGGACTCGACTGTGACAGAGAACCTCCATCGCTAGCCGAGGGTGTGATTTCCGTAGTTGTCAGGATGGACATGCAAACTTTCCGCTCGAACGTCGTCGCCTTTCTCAGGGACATAGGCCACGAGTTAAGAACAACGTTGAGAGTAAAGCAAGACGAGCTTGGCAATGACATGATATACCCTTGGAAGAGGGAAAGGGAGCCCAGTTTGCAGACCAACTTCTTCGGTAGACCAACTACCATTTACACCAACACCCAGAGCGGCGTGATCGCTTATTTGGAGATCGACAACAGGAAGTGTACAGTCACCCAAGGAGCGGTATGTTTCCCTTCGGCCAACGAAGCAGCCGAGTATCTGGCCGCAACGGCGTCCAAGCATTCTCTGTCTCGAAACTTCCCGATCGAGCAAGTCCGAGGTGTGGTGGGTCCGCAGGGTCCGGAATACCCGGATACACCAACCAACTACAAATATGTCTTCATCGGTGTGGTCATCGTGGTGCTTGGAGGAATGCTGGTCGGCGTTCTGGTTACTGCGCAAAGAAAACGAGCTGTTGGAGTCACTTGGTTCCCAGAAGGATTCCTCCGCACCAACAGCGGCAGTGGGCAACGTCGGAGATCCAGAAGA containing:
- the N gene encoding neurogenic locus Notch protein isoform X1; this translates as MLPRRKLDYTSMACLLLTLLVLVSLPAVSGFVSCSPSPCKNGGVCVSSPRGESHCNCTSKYVGEYCQHLNPCHTGPRCQNGGSCRVKESVGGGTPSFTCSCLVGFTASLCEIPIENACDSSPCLNGATCNLKSLREYVCTCATGYTGEHCERQDHCASSPCRNGAECRSLEDSYKCTCAPGFTGPNCADDIDECDRNPCRHGSCKNIHGSYKCMCSSGYTGQNCENEYIPCDPSPCKNGGTCRQIDNLEYKCSCLEGFRGEQCEENIDDCPGNLCQNGATCMDRINEYSCLCPPSYTGTQCELDVDECSVRPSLCHNGATCTNSPGSYSCICVNGWTGPDCSVNIDDCAGAACFNGATCIDRVGSFYCQCTYGKTGLLCHLDDACTSNPCHEGAICDTSPINGSFTCSCATGYKGADCSEDIDECEQGSPCEHDGICVNTPGSFACNCTQGFTGPRCETNVNECESHPCQNDGSCLDDPGTFRCVCMPGFTGTQCEIDIDECAAKPCLNGGVCTDLINSFKCTCANGFAGSHCQINIDDCASSPCKNGGICQDSIAKYTCDCPPGFTGASCETNINDCQSNPCHSGTCIDGENSFSCNCFPGFTGKLCQTQIDECESNPCQFGGRCEDRINGYQCICRPGTSGTNCEVNVNECYSNPCRNGARCIDGINRYSCECEPGFTGQHCETDINECASNPCANGGRCIDLINGFRCECPRGYYDARCLSDVDECASNPCVNGGTCEDGVNQFICHCLPGYGGKRCEADIDECGSNPCQHGGTCNDHLNGYSCKCLPGYAGTNCETNIDDCANNPCQNGGSCIDLVNDYKCVCELPHTGRNCEDKLDPCSPNKCLHGAKCSPSSNFLDFACTCSVGYTGRLCDEDVDECVMTSPCRNGATCRNTNGSYQCLCAKGYEGRDCIINTDDCASFPCQNGGTCLDGIGDYTCLCVDGFSGKHCEIDVDECLSQPCQNGAVCKEYVNSYTCQCQLGFSGINCQTNDEDCTDSSCMNGGKCIDGINNYTCVCKPGYTGSNCQYRINECDSSPCLNGATCHDHIQYYTCHCPYGYTGARCDQYVDWCVDNPCENQATCVQHKNKYHCNCSPGWTGKVCDVEMVSCKDAAIRKGVPEKNLCNNGSCEDIGNSHRCHCLEGYTGSYCQEEVNECDSAPCQNGATCKDLVGSYQCQCTKGFQGQNCELNVDDCRPNPCQNGGTCHDLISNFSCSCPPGTLGFICELNVDDCAVGTCHNNGTCTDKVGGFECKCPPGFVGPRCEGDINECLSNPCASPGTQDCVQLVNNYHCNCKPGYMGRHCEVKVNFCDSSPCQNGGVCTAKQAGHTCLCPTDYYGNNCEFAGSYCDREPCLNGGTCRVAETDVGYRCYCPPGTTGTHCEIDARDECASNPCQQSNAVCKNLLGDYACDCPPKWTGKNCEIYDPNYGGGIFGNPNSHVPKTMNAYDLDLELERKKCIENRCEEKSGNHHCDEECNRYACNFDGNDCSLGINPWRNCTAPINCWDVFMNDVCDEVCNNAQCLFDGRDCERKLAPCNPIYDAYCRKHYANGHCDYGCNNEECNWDGLDCDREPPSLAEGVISVVVRMDMQTFRSNVVAFLRDIGHELRTTLRVKQDELGNDMIYPWKREREPSLQTNFFGRPTTIYTNTQSGVIAYLEIDNRKCTVTQGAVCFPSANEAAEYLAATASKHSLSRNFPIEQVRGVVGPQGPEYPDTPTNYKYVFIGVVIVVLGGMLVGVLVTAQRKRAVGVTWFPEGFLRTNSGSGQRRRSRRRGPDGQEMRNLNKQSSVNCMDLDVGNGRAQQWSDDESDLPPSKRMRAIEPGYASDHTAITDYEETEPRMWTQQHLDAAEIRRPDAGVLTPPSLEHGQDVDARGPCGMTPLMVAAVRGGGLDTGEEEDESDGTAAVIADLVAQGADLNATTDKSGETSLHLAARYARADAAKRLLDAGADANSQDNTGRTPLHSAVAADAMGVFQILLRNRATNLNARMHDGTTPLILAARLATEGMVEDLINADADINAADNSGKTALHWAAAVNNVDAVNILLVHGANRDAQDDKDETPLFLAAREGSFEACKALLDTFANREITDHMDRLPRDVASERLHHDIVRLLDEHVPRSPQMVTMIPNGPLMGSPNHPQLITHPTVIGSAPKQAKSKKRPKTGTAGNPNSPDSEGGVVVVRRKPSVKKPPAKRGAQPPNQEIPQGAEGAEGNLPSPYDSASLYSNALPLVGHTATAKQPPPYEDCIKGQSMQGLQQLGLDTFTTNYGLPNFHDQLLAPHQRQAQGMVNTLSPPYSNQSPPHSVQSNMTLSPQASYMGSPSPAKSRPSLPTSPTHIAAMRQATHQKHGGMPPVGFDFENLPYSSSQQQQQQQQQQQQQQQQQQQQQQQMQQTQQQIQQQQQQQQQQQQQQQSTQQQQQPQQQPQQQTQQYYQYLTPPSHHSGPDVTPQHLMQAPESFPTPSPDSPGHWSSSSPHSNSDWSECMASPNAYGAGAAHQSNKGSEAIYI
- the N gene encoding neurogenic locus Notch protein isoform X2 gives rise to the protein MYLTRVFLVVLLAASSRCMCSSGYTGQNCENEYIPCDPSPCKNGGTCRQIDNLEYKCSCLEGFRGEQCEENIDDCPGNLCQNGATCMDRINEYSCLCPPSYTGTQCELDVDECSVRPSLCHNGATCTNSPGSYSCICVNGWTGPDCSVNIDDCAGAACFNGATCIDRVGSFYCQCTYGKTGLLCHLDDACTSNPCHEGAICDTSPINGSFTCSCATGYKGADCSEDIDECEQGSPCEHDGICVNTPGSFACNCTQGFTGPRCETNVNECESHPCQNDGSCLDDPGTFRCVCMPGFTGTQCEIDIDECAAKPCLNGGVCTDLINSFKCTCANGFAGSHCQINIDDCASSPCKNGGICQDSIAKYTCDCPPGFTGASCETNINDCQSNPCHSGTCIDGENSFSCNCFPGFTGKLCQTQIDECESNPCQFGGRCEDRINGYQCICRPGTSGTNCEVNVNECYSNPCRNGARCIDGINRYSCECEPGFTGQHCETDINECASNPCANGGRCIDLINGFRCECPRGYYDARCLSDVDECASNPCVNGGTCEDGVNQFICHCLPGYGGKRCEADIDECGSNPCQHGGTCNDHLNGYSCKCLPGYAGTNCETNIDDCANNPCQNGGSCIDLVNDYKCVCELPHTGRNCEDKLDPCSPNKCLHGAKCSPSSNFLDFACTCSVGYTGRLCDEDVDECVMTSPCRNGATCRNTNGSYQCLCAKGYEGRDCIINTDDCASFPCQNGGTCLDGIGDYTCLCVDGFSGKHCEIDVDECLSQPCQNGAVCKEYVNSYTCQCQLGFSGINCQTNDEDCTDSSCMNGGKCIDGINNYTCVCKPGYTGSNCQYRINECDSSPCLNGATCHDHIQYYTCHCPYGYTGARCDQYVDWCVDNPCENQATCVQHKNKYHCNCSPGWTGKVCDVEMVSCKDAAIRKGVPEKNLCNNGSCEDIGNSHRCHCLEGYTGSYCQEEVNECDSAPCQNGATCKDLVGSYQCQCTKGFQGQNCELNVDDCRPNPCQNGGTCHDLISNFSCSCPPGTLGFICELNVDDCAVGTCHNNGTCTDKVGGFECKCPPGFVGPRCEGDINECLSNPCASPGTQDCVQLVNNYHCNCKPGYMGRHCEVKVNFCDSSPCQNGGVCTAKQAGHTCLCPTDYYGNNCEFAGSYCDREPCLNGGTCRVAETDVGYRCYCPPGTTGTHCEIDARDECASNPCQQSNAVCKNLLGDYACDCPPKWTGKNCEIYDPNYGGGIFGNPNSHVPKTMNAYDLDLELERKKCIENRCEEKSGNHHCDEECNRYACNFDGNDCSLGINPWRNCTAPINCWDVFMNDVCDEVCNNAQCLFDGRDCERKLAPCNPIYDAYCRKHYANGHCDYGCNNEECNWDGLDCDREPPSLAEGVISVVVRMDMQTFRSNVVAFLRDIGHELRTTLRVKQDELGNDMIYPWKREREPSLQTNFFGRPTTIYTNTQSGVIAYLEIDNRKCTVTQGAVCFPSANEAAEYLAATASKHSLSRNFPIEQVRGVVGPQGPEYPDTPTNYKYVFIGVVIVVLGGMLVGVLVTAQRKRAVGVTWFPEGFLRTNSGSGQRRRSRRRGPDGQEMRNLNKQSSVNCMDLDVGNGRAQQWSDDESDLPPSKRMRAIEPGYASDHTAITDYEETEPRMWTQQHLDAAEIRRPDAGVLTPPSLEHGQDVDARGPCGMTPLMVAAVRGGGLDTGEEEDESDGTAAVIADLVAQGADLNATTDKSGETSLHLAARYARADAAKRLLDAGADANSQDNTGRTPLHSAVAADAMGVFQILLRNRATNLNARMHDGTTPLILAARLATEGMVEDLINADADINAADNSGKTALHWAAAVNNVDAVNILLVHGANRDAQDDKDETPLFLAAREGSFEACKALLDTFANREITDHMDRLPRDVASERLHHDIVRLLDEHVPRSPQMVTMIPNGPLMGSPNHPQLITHPTVIGSAPKQAKSKKRPKTGTAGNPNSPDSEGGVVVVRRKPSVKKPPAKRGAQPPNQEIPQGAEGAEGNLPSPYDSASLYSNALPLVGHTATAKQPPPYEDCIKGQSMQGLQQLGLDTFTTNYGLPNFHDQLLAPHQRQAQGMVNTLSPPYSNQSPPHSVQSNMTLSPQASYMGSPSPAKSRPSLPTSPTHIAAMRQATHQKHGGMPPVGFDFENLPYSSSQQQQQQQQQQQQQQQQQQQQQQQMQQTQQQIQQQQQQQQQQQQQQQSTQQQQQPQQQPQQQTQQYYQYLTPPSHHSGPDVTPQHLMQAPESFPTPSPDSPGHWSSSSPHSNSDWSECMASPNAYGAGAAHQSNKGSEAIYI